In Parus major isolate Abel chromosome 3, Parus_major1.1, whole genome shotgun sequence, the following are encoded in one genomic region:
- the FAM89A gene encoding protein FAM89A encodes MSGPGLLGPGGGAGLPPLPKSLSGLLNSSSSGGGGGQGGRWRDLERLYAQKSRIQDELSGGGRGSPRPPKPPNLDAALALLRKEMVGLRQLDMSLLCQLYSLYESIQEYKGACQADSNADCSYALENGFFDEEEEYF; translated from the exons ATGAGCGGGCCGGGGCTGCTGGGGCCCGGTGGCGGCGCGGGGCTGCCGCCGCTGCCCAAGAGCCTCAGCGGGCTGCTGAACTCCTCGTCCTCGGGCGGCGGTGGCGGCCAGGGCGGGCGCTGGCGGGACCTGGAGCGGCTCTACGCGCAGAAGTCCCGCATCCAAGACGAGCtgagcggcggcggccggggctCGCCGCGCCCGCCCAAGCCTCCCAACCTGGACGCGGCGCTGGCCCTGCTCCGCAAGGAGATG GTTGGCCTTCGGCAGCTGGATATGTCGTTGCTGTGTCAGCTCTACTCCCTGTACGAATCCATTCAAGAATACAAAGGTGCCTGCCAAGCTGATTCTAATGCAGACTGCTCATACGCCCTGGAAAACGGATTTTTtgatgaagaggaggaataCTTCTAG
- the ARV1 gene encoding protein ARV1 — protein MRGASAGNTGCPHRPSHGAAAAALPPGTWSSEPAQLGARQQQENHSSRDAAWRCLVQLRSRTRKRGGGVEALTGLSVLPRPMAALGAYRCIECNGEATELYRDYQRGVLRISICKSCQKPVDKYIEYDPVIILINAVLCKAQAYRHILFNTKINIHGKLCIFCLLCEAYIRWLQLQDSSQNTDPDDLIRYAKEWDFYRMFGIASLEQTSFFIGIFITLWWMTPEMLKRKSDFILLLKALLLSTYGKLLLIPAVIWEHDYTPLCLAFIKVFVLISNSQAIRVTLNLNRILPWFAIFFGLILENGVVCLFQKMGWDV, from the exons ATGCGCGGCGCCTCGGCCGGGAACACGGGGTGCCCCCACCGCCCCTCCCacggggccgccgccgccgcacTGCCCCCTGGGACATGGAGTTCTGAACCGGCGCAGTTGGGCGCacggcagcagcaggaaaaccacaGCTCCCGGGATGCAGCGTGGCGCTGTCTGGTTCAGCTGCGCTCCCGAACGCGGAAACGAGGCGGCGGTGTGGAAGCGCTGACAGGGCTGAGCGTGCTCCCGCGTCCCATGGCGGCGCTCGGCGCCTACCGCTGCATCGAGTGCAACGGGGAGGCGACGGAGCTGTACCGGGACTACCAGCGCGGGGTGCTCCGTATCTCCATCTGC aaATCCTGCCAGAAACCTGTGGATAAATACATTGAGTATGATCCTGTTATCATCTTGATTAATGCTGTTTTATGCAAAGCACAAGCATACAGGCACATTCTTTTCAATACAAAGATAAAT ATTCATGGGAAGCTCTGCATATTTTGTTTGCTCTGTGAAGCTTATATCAGGTGGTTGCAACTACAGGATTCAAGCCAAAATACAGATCCTGATGACTTAATCAGATATGCCAAAGAATGGGATTTTTATAGAATGTTTGGCATAGCTTCTTTAG aacaaacttcatttttcattggCATTTTTATTACCTTGTGGTGGATGACACCTGAGATGCTGAAGAGAAAGTCAGACTTCATTTTACTTCTCAAAGCACTGCTGTTGTCCACCTATGGAAAGCTGCTGCTAATTCCAGCTGTTATTTGGGAGCATGATTACACACCTTTGTGCCTTGCATTTATAAAAGTGTTTGTCTTGATATCAAACTCTCAGGCAATTAGAG ttacTTTGAACTTGAACCGAATACTCCCTTGGTTTGCCATCTTCTTTGgattaattttggaaaatggTGTGGTCTGCTTGTTCCAGAAAATGGGATGGGATGTTTGA